A part of Cannabis sativa cultivar Pink pepper isolate KNU-18-1 chromosome 6, ASM2916894v1, whole genome shotgun sequence genomic DNA contains:
- the LOC115725225 gene encoding auxin-responsive protein SAUR21, whose protein sequence is MSLNHKLPHTSTLLKPYYKHSSLFYKNLFVSNMAIRLHGMLNAKHLLRRSSFSQNHGVSTPIDVPKGYLAVYVGEEHKKRHVVPISLLNQPLFQELLSQAEEEFGFDHPMGGLTIPCKEEIFLDVASRLSGL, encoded by the coding sequence ATGTCACTAAATCATAAACTCCCACATACAAGTACTCTACTCAAGCCTTATTACAAACACTCTTCTCTCTTCTACAAAAACCTCTTTGTTTCAAACATGGCTATAAGATTACATGGAATGTTGAATGCTAAGCACCTCCTACGCCGCTCGAGTTTCTCTCAAAACCATGGAGTTTCAACACCCATCGACGTTCCCAAAGGCTATCTCGCGGTGTATGTTGGAGAAGAACACAAGAAGAGACATGTTGTTCCAATCTCATTGTTGAATCAACCTTTGTTTCAAGAATTGCTAAGCCAAGCTGAGGAAGAATTCGGGTTTGATCATCCAATGGGTGGCCTAACAATCCCTTGCAAAGAAGAAATCTTTCTTGATGTTGCTTCAAGGTTGAGTGGATTGT